Proteins encoded together in one Formosa sp. Hel3_A1_48 window:
- a CDS encoding sterol desaturase family protein, with translation MDYIQLFIDAFLGTVKWTWRSIIFDVPWQRNYFWGLIVISIAVFALEIMFPWRKGQKIFRKDFWLDGFYMFFNFFIFTVFISGFYKCISKFSTDVLALKMTSLSIIDLSDFQPVVQLLLFFVVLDFVQWFTHTLLHRYDFLWKFHKVHHSVKEMGFAAHLRYHWMENILYKPLKVLALMLLGGFQPEQAYVVHFLAIAIGHLNHANLKLDYGPLKYILNNPIMHLYHHAYSLPESFKNGANFAISLSLWDFIFKTNYVPKPDKNLRLGYNDDAKMPKSFWGQLRYGFRKDD, from the coding sequence ATGGATTATATTCAACTCTTTATCGATGCTTTTTTAGGCACTGTAAAATGGACATGGCGCTCCATCATTTTTGACGTACCATGGCAGCGTAATTATTTCTGGGGGTTAATTGTGATTTCAATCGCTGTATTTGCTTTAGAAATTATGTTCCCATGGCGCAAAGGACAGAAAATTTTTCGAAAAGATTTTTGGCTAGACGGATTTTATATGTTTTTTAATTTCTTCATTTTTACTGTCTTCATTAGTGGGTTTTACAAATGTATTTCTAAGTTTTCCACTGACGTCCTCGCATTAAAAATGACTAGTCTTTCCATTATTGATTTATCCGATTTCCAACCAGTAGTTCAACTGCTTTTATTTTTTGTGGTTTTGGATTTTGTTCAATGGTTTACGCATACGCTTTTGCACCGTTATGACTTTTTGTGGAAATTTCACAAAGTTCATCACTCTGTCAAAGAAATGGGTTTTGCTGCGCATTTGCGCTACCATTGGATGGAAAATATTTTGTACAAACCCCTTAAAGTTTTAGCACTTATGCTTTTAGGTGGCTTTCAACCTGAGCAAGCTTATGTAGTTCATTTTTTGGCAATTGCCATTGGTCATCTAAATCACGCCAACCTAAAGCTGGATTATGGGCCATTAAAATATATTCTGAATAATCCCATTATGCACTTGTACCACCACGCTTATTCCCTTCCTGAATCGTTTAAAAACGGTGCAAATTTTGCCATCAGCTTAAGCCTTTGGGATTTTATTTTTAAAACTAATTATGTCCCAAAACCCGATAAAAACCTTCGTCTTGGCTACAATGACGACGCCAAAATGCCAAAGAGCTTTTGGGGGCAGTTGAGGTACGGGTTTCGCAAAGACGATTGA
- a CDS encoding formimidoylglutamase produces MDYFNPLTEKKAQKLVQKRKGEAKFFENISFRNPKQTIEEQLNKSKTEFVLFGISEDIGVRANFGKCGTKKAWNVVLNSLLNIQSNRFTNPAKLLILGHFNFDEIDQKSKDQKDIKKLQKKVNIIDAEVTNLVHLIKKKGKIPIAIGGGHNNAYGMIKGCALALKSKMNAINFDAHTDFRALEGRHSGNGFSYAMDEGFLERYFIFGMHENYTSESIYKTIDNNKNIAFVSFEQIHVRKEISVEKALEKGYKFISIDPYGVEIDCDAIAHCPSSAMSPTGFSTTEARQFVFKLAKNTKATYLHICEAAPKLKPKKRDYNVGKLISALIMDFISANRK; encoded by the coding sequence ATGGATTATTTCAACCCTTTAACGGAAAAGAAAGCACAAAAACTAGTTCAGAAACGAAAAGGAGAAGCTAAGTTTTTTGAGAATATTTCCTTTAGAAATCCAAAACAAACCATTGAAGAACAGCTAAATAAATCAAAAACTGAGTTTGTTTTATTTGGTATTTCTGAAGATATTGGTGTGCGTGCAAACTTCGGTAAATGCGGTACAAAAAAGGCATGGAATGTCGTTCTAAACAGCCTTTTAAATATACAGTCAAATCGATTTACAAATCCCGCTAAACTTCTCATTTTAGGCCATTTTAATTTTGATGAAATAGACCAAAAATCAAAAGATCAAAAAGATATCAAAAAGCTTCAGAAAAAAGTCAATATCATTGATGCAGAGGTTACTAACTTAGTGCATTTAATAAAAAAGAAAGGAAAAATTCCTATTGCAATTGGCGGTGGACATAACAACGCGTATGGGATGATTAAAGGGTGTGCATTGGCTTTAAAATCCAAAATGAATGCCATCAATTTTGATGCTCATACTGATTTCCGAGCATTGGAAGGCCGACATAGTGGTAACGGCTTCAGCTACGCTATGGATGAAGGGTTTTTGGAACGTTATTTTATTTTCGGAATGCATGAAAATTACACCTCTGAATCTATTTATAAAACAATTGACAACAACAAAAACATAGCATTTGTTTCATTTGAACAAATACATGTCCGAAAGGAAATTTCTGTTGAAAAGGCATTGGAAAAAGGATATAAGTTTATTAGTATAGACCCCTACGGCGTAGAAATCGACTGTGATGCTATAGCCCATTGCCCAAGCAGCGCCATGAGCCCTACTGGATTTAGCACTACAGAAGCACGGCAATTTGTATTCAAATTGGCTAAAAATACGAAAGCTACTTACTTACATATTTGTGAGGCCGCACCAAAATTAAAGCCGAAAAAAAGAGATTATAATGTAGGGAAATTAATTTCAGCTTTAATTATGGATTTTATAAGCGCAAACCGCAAATAA